In the genome of Acetobacter oryzifermentans, one region contains:
- a CDS encoding MlaE family ABC transporter permease, whose amino-acid sequence MDMVLDLVARLGRATLSLIRAAGALALFAASGLSHIVRPPFYGRVFLSTFLETGFFSLPVVALTALFSGGVIALQSYTGFAQYHAQSAIAGIVVLAVTRELGPVLAGLMVAGRVGAAMAAQIGTMRVTDQIDALTTLSTNPMKYLVAPRLLAGLIALPLLVLVADILGVAGGFTVAVVKLGFSAPAYITATLNSLKAIDVTVGLVKAALFGFLIALMGCYYGYNSKGGAEGVGSATTAAVVAASIMLLAFDYLLTDLFFSQ is encoded by the coding sequence ATGGACATGGTGCTTGATCTTGTGGCCCGCCTTGGCCGCGCTACACTTTCCCTTATTCGCGCGGCGGGGGCTTTGGCCCTGTTTGCGGCTTCTGGGCTTTCGCACATTGTGCGCCCCCCGTTTTACGGCCGGGTATTTTTATCCACTTTTTTAGAAACGGGCTTTTTTTCTCTGCCTGTTGTAGCCCTTACGGCGCTATTTTCTGGCGGGGTAATTGCGCTGCAATCCTATACCGGGTTTGCACAATACCACGCCCAAAGCGCCATTGCCGGTATTGTGGTGCTGGCCGTTACGCGTGAACTGGGGCCTGTGCTGGCGGGCCTTATGGTAGCGGGCCGCGTAGGTGCCGCCATGGCTGCCCAAATTGGCACCATGCGCGTAACAGACCAGATAGACGCGCTTACAACCCTTTCCACCAACCCCATGAAGTATCTGGTTGCCCCACGTCTGCTGGCCGGGCTGATTGCCCTGCCCCTGCTGGTGTTGGTGGCAGACATACTGGGCGTTGCGGGTGGCTTTACTGTAGCGGTGGTGAAGCTGGGCTTTTCTGCCCCTGCTTACATTACAGCCACGCTCAACTCTCTTAAGGCCATTGATGTCACGGTGGGGTTGGTAAAAGCGGCGCTGTTTGGGTTCCTTATTGCGCTGATGGGCTGCTATTACGGCTACAACAGCAAAGGCGGGGCAGAAGGTGTGGGCTCTGCCACAACAGCCGCGGTGGTGGCGGCCTCCATCATGCTGCTGGCCTTTGATTACCTGCTGACAGACCTGTTCTTTTCACAATGA
- the radA gene encoding DNA repair protein RadA, with translation MAKKPSRTYVCTNCGAVHAKWAGQCDACGEWNTLEEMAVEPLAASSAAVRGGKGRRVALQALEGEIKLPPRTQTGIAELDRVLGGGLVPASVVLVGGDPGIGKSTLLLQAASKLAGKGERVLYISGEEAVDQIRLRAQRLGVAGAKLDLAASINVADIVATLEAEPDVRAVVIDSIQTMWLETIDSAPGTVSQVRACAFELIRAAKRRGFSLILVGHVTKEGALAGPRVLEHMVDAVMYFEGDRGHQFRILRAAKNRYGATDEIGVFAMTDRGLEEVSNPSALFLAERRGNIAGSAVFAGLEGTRPVLLEVQALLAPKSGDGAPRRAVVGWDTGRLSMLLAVLETRCGLKLSGMDVYLNVAGGLKVAEPAADLAVAAALVSAASGVPTSPGEVYFGEVGLSGEVRQVAQADARLKEAAKLGFDRAVLPRRIARGNTRSRPPEGLHLREIGHISDLVSAEMEAE, from the coding sequence ATGGCTAAAAAACCTTCCCGCACCTATGTTTGCACCAACTGTGGCGCTGTACATGCCAAATGGGCAGGGCAGTGCGATGCCTGCGGTGAATGGAACACGCTGGAAGAAATGGCTGTAGAACCCTTGGCCGCATCCTCTGCCGCAGTGCGTGGTGGCAAGGGGCGGCGCGTGGCGCTACAGGCGCTGGAAGGGGAGATCAAACTTCCACCGCGCACCCAAACAGGTATTGCAGAGCTTGATCGGGTTTTAGGCGGTGGCCTTGTGCCTGCCTCTGTTGTGCTTGTGGGGGGAGACCCCGGCATAGGTAAATCCACCCTGCTGCTTCAGGCCGCCAGCAAACTGGCAGGCAAGGGCGAGCGAGTGCTGTATATTTCTGGTGAAGAAGCGGTAGATCAGATCCGCCTGCGGGCGCAACGCTTAGGTGTGGCCGGGGCCAAGCTGGATCTGGCAGCATCTATTAACGTGGCAGATATTGTGGCCACGCTGGAAGCCGAGCCCGATGTGCGGGCGGTGGTGATTGATTCTATCCAGACCATGTGGCTAGAAACCATAGATAGTGCACCCGGCACGGTCTCTCAGGTGCGGGCCTGTGCGTTTGAGCTGATACGCGCGGCCAAGCGCCGGGGTTTCAGCCTTATTCTGGTGGGGCATGTCACCAAGGAAGGTGCGCTGGCAGGCCCGCGTGTGTTGGAGCACATGGTAGATGCCGTGATGTATTTTGAAGGCGATAGAGGCCACCAGTTTCGTATTTTACGTGCGGCCAAAAACCGCTACGGCGCAACAGATGAAATTGGCGTGTTTGCCATGACAGACCGCGGGCTGGAGGAAGTTAGCAACCCATCTGCTCTGTTTCTGGCTGAACGACGAGGTAATATTGCCGGGTCTGCCGTGTTTGCCGGGCTAGAGGGCACGCGCCCCGTTTTGTTGGAAGTGCAGGCGCTACTGGCCCCTAAAAGCGGAGATGGCGCACCACGCCGCGCCGTGGTGGGGTGGGATACAGGCCGCCTTTCTATGTTGCTGGCTGTGCTGGAAACACGCTGCGGGCTCAAACTTTCTGGCATGGACGTGTATCTGAACGTAGCCGGGGGTTTGAAAGTGGCGGAACCTGCGGCCGATCTGGCCGTGGCAGCGGCTCTGGTTTCTGCCGCCAGCGGCGTGCCCACCAGCCCTGGAGAGGTTTATTTTGGCGAGGTAGGTCTTTCTGGCGAAGTGCGGCAGGTGGCGCAAGCCGATGCCCGTTTGAAGGAAGCCGCCAAGCTGGGGTTCGACCGTGCCGTGCTGCCCCGGCGCATTGCACGCGGTAATACGCGCTCTCGGCCGCCGGAGGGGCTGCATCTGCGTGAAATCGGCCATATTTCTGATCTGGTGAGCGCGGAAATGGAAGCCGAGTGA
- a CDS encoding amino acid permease, translated as MPEPTTLPAGKPADGLRNRHIAMIALGGTIGAGLFVGSGAAIAATGPAVLLAFLLVGFLVILVMRMLGEMVVADPGRGSFVEYIRAAHGDKVGFTAGWLYWFFWVVVLGSEAIAGAILLQDWVHLPVWLLSIVLILILKLINFAAPRVFGECEFWLSAIKVFSIIAFIAISLLYAAHVFGPGVSVKENLLGHGGFFPHGIVALLSIIPTILFTMMGSEIATVAAAESPEPGKNVARVTRSLGRRITLFYVAAVGMILIVVPWTNIVAGKSPFVAAMDVMGVPGAGLLMRIVVLSAILSCLNSAMYITSRILTELAAQGDAPAFLARSSAAVVPRKAIIVSSVAGTLVAFSSILAPGTIFAFLLSCSGGVILLIYSLIVTSYIVTRRAARQAGTEAENYTLPLFPLCNYLTLAGVVLVFVAMLLNPSERMTALATMGSTVVCYLMAVYFATNNKKAG; from the coding sequence ATGCCCGAACCGACAACCCTCCCTGCGGGAAAACCTGCAGACGGGCTGCGTAATCGCCACATTGCCATGATCGCTTTGGGTGGCACTATTGGGGCTGGTCTGTTTGTTGGCAGTGGCGCTGCCATTGCAGCAACAGGGCCTGCGGTTCTGCTGGCGTTTCTGCTGGTAGGATTTCTGGTTATCCTGGTGATGCGCATGCTGGGGGAAATGGTTGTGGCGGACCCCGGGCGTGGGTCCTTTGTGGAATATATTCGCGCCGCACATGGAGATAAGGTGGGCTTTACCGCTGGGTGGCTTTACTGGTTTTTCTGGGTGGTGGTGTTGGGCAGTGAGGCCATAGCCGGTGCCATTTTGTTACAGGATTGGGTACATCTGCCGGTTTGGCTGCTTTCTATTGTGCTGATTCTTATTCTTAAACTGATCAACTTTGCTGCCCCCCGTGTTTTTGGTGAATGTGAATTCTGGCTTTCTGCCATTAAGGTTTTCAGCATTATCGCCTTTATTGCTATTTCTCTTTTATATGCGGCGCATGTGTTTGGGCCCGGCGTTTCTGTAAAGGAAAACCTGCTGGGGCATGGCGGGTTTTTTCCGCATGGTATTGTGGCGCTCCTTTCTATTATTCCCACCATTTTGTTCACCATGATGGGTTCGGAAATTGCCACAGTAGCAGCGGCTGAATCTCCAGAGCCGGGTAAAAATGTGGCCCGCGTAACCCGCAGCCTTGGCCGCCGTATTACACTGTTTTACGTAGCCGCCGTGGGTATGATCCTGATTGTGGTGCCGTGGACAAACATTGTAGCTGGCAAGTCACCTTTTGTGGCGGCTATGGATGTTATGGGCGTGCCGGGCGCGGGGCTGCTGATGCGGATTGTGGTGCTAAGCGCCATTTTATCCTGCCTGAACTCCGCCATGTATATTACATCGCGTATTCTGACAGAGCTGGCTGCTCAGGGTGATGCCCCGGCGTTTCTGGCGCGGAGTTCGGCTGCTGTTGTGCCGCGTAAGGCCATTATCGTTAGCAGTGTGGCAGGTACGTTGGTGGCTTTCTCATCCATTCTTGCACCGGGCACCATCTTTGCTTTCCTGCTAAGCTGTAGTGGTGGCGTTATTCTGTTAATCTACAGTCTGATTGTAACATCTTACATTGTGACGCGCCGGGCAGCACGGCAGGCTGGCACAGAAGCAGAAAATTACACGTTGCCGCTTTTTCCGCTGTGCAATTACCTTACGCTGGCCGGTGTGGTGCTGGTGTTTGTGGCTATGCTACTGAACCCATCCGAACGGATGACGGCTCTGGCAACCATGGGCAGCACAGTGGTGTGCTACCTTATGGCCGTTTACTTTGCCACCAATAACAAAAAAGCTGGCTGA
- a CDS encoding YoaK family protein: MTARTGHDAKLVIAILLVTMAMGMLDAISLLHLKIFAGYMTATIILMAVNIATSQAIVLSGLEAIACYFTGAVIGGRLVRRERHTRLVVGDILLGVGCLVGLAAFVWCAHINGGIYITLGMLSLAMGLQTSATRHAKLPDMVLPAATMVLHGLAHNSTVAGGTNSGTWRRLAAIASLFVGAVIGTLVSDKNVGIGIAAAGMTIFAAGGLLHLRRHPLALHLDKLSIP, translated from the coding sequence ATGACAGCCCGTACGGGACATGATGCCAAGCTGGTTATTGCCATTCTGCTGGTAACAATGGCAATGGGCATGCTGGATGCCATATCCCTACTGCATCTGAAGATTTTTGCAGGATATATGACAGCCACCATTATTCTTATGGCTGTTAATATTGCCACTTCTCAGGCCATTGTTCTTTCTGGTCTGGAAGCCATTGCCTGCTACTTTACGGGGGCCGTTATTGGTGGCCGCCTGGTGCGGCGTGAGCGCCATACGCGCCTTGTGGTGGGTGACATTCTGTTAGGCGTTGGCTGCCTTGTAGGGCTGGCCGCATTTGTATGGTGTGCGCACATTAACGGCGGCATTTACATTACGCTGGGCATGCTCTCGCTTGCCATGGGGCTGCAAACTTCTGCCACACGCCATGCCAAACTGCCGGATATGGTGTTGCCAGCCGCTACAATGGTGCTGCATGGGCTGGCCCATAACAGCACAGTGGCCGGTGGCACAAATTCTGGCACATGGCGCAGATTAGCTGCTATTGCCAGCCTGTTTGTAGGTGCTGTTATTGGCACGCTGGTTTCTGATAAAAATGTTGGAATTGGTATTGCCGCTGCCGGTATGACCATTTTTGCGGCGGGTGGCCTGCTGCATTTGCGCCGCCACCCTCTTGCGCTGCATCTGGATAAACTGAGTATTCCCTAA